A genome region from Geminicoccus roseus DSM 18922 includes the following:
- a CDS encoding ABC transporter substrate-binding protein encodes MRRTVLKRALLLGATAIFAASSMPAWSAETLTVWWVKGFYRSEDEALYKAIKAFEEKTGVTIELSQYAIQDMIPKTVAALDSGTPPDIAYADSYDFQVGAKWAFENRLEDLTDVLEPMKDRFDENTLSTTYLYNDTTKERAYYSFPLKRQTMHIEIWSDMLKEAGFEESDIPQDWEGFWNFWCSDAQDGYRGATGQRAYGIGQPMGVDSTDSFFSFLTFADAYNVKMVDDEGKLLVDDPSVRDGLIGALTDYTAPYTEGCVPPSATSWKDPDNNVAFHNKTTLMTHNATISIAGKWFDDMTNPALTEEERDTAKTNYYELIRTRGFPNKPDGSPMVYRSAVKTGVIFEQSKNKERAKEFLAFLLQPENLQPYVEGSLGRWFPVTKDGMESPFWQEDPHRKSVYDQFKAGTVTFEFTKNWKFTILNNENVWAKAMNRVVNENVSVEDAVDEMIARIKTVAG; translated from the coding sequence ATGAGACGAACCGTGCTGAAGCGCGCGCTTCTGCTGGGCGCCACCGCCATCTTCGCCGCATCGAGCATGCCGGCCTGGTCGGCGGAGACGCTCACGGTCTGGTGGGTGAAGGGCTTCTATCGCTCGGAAGACGAGGCCCTCTACAAGGCGATCAAGGCCTTCGAGGAGAAGACCGGCGTCACCATCGAGCTGTCGCAGTACGCCATCCAGGACATGATCCCGAAGACGGTGGCGGCCCTGGACAGCGGCACCCCGCCGGACATCGCCTACGCCGACAGCTACGACTTCCAGGTCGGCGCCAAGTGGGCGTTCGAGAACCGTCTGGAAGACCTGACGGACGTGCTCGAGCCGATGAAGGACCGGTTCGACGAGAACACGCTCTCGACCACCTATCTCTACAACGATACCACCAAGGAGCGCGCCTACTACTCCTTCCCGCTCAAGCGGCAGACCATGCATATCGAGATCTGGTCCGATATGCTGAAGGAGGCGGGCTTCGAGGAATCCGACATCCCGCAGGACTGGGAAGGCTTCTGGAACTTCTGGTGCTCGGATGCCCAGGACGGCTATCGCGGGGCAACCGGCCAGCGCGCCTACGGCATCGGCCAGCCGATGGGCGTCGATTCGACCGATAGCTTCTTCTCCTTCCTGACCTTCGCCGACGCCTACAACGTCAAGATGGTCGACGACGAGGGCAAGCTGCTGGTCGACGATCCGAGCGTGCGCGACGGCCTGATCGGCGCGCTGACCGACTACACGGCGCCCTACACGGAAGGCTGCGTGCCGCCGTCGGCGACGTCCTGGAAGGACCCGGACAACAACGTCGCCTTCCACAACAAGACGACCTTGATGACCCACAACGCCACGATCTCGATCGCCGGCAAGTGGTTCGACGACATGACCAACCCGGCGCTCACCGAAGAGGAGCGCGACACGGCGAAGACCAACTACTACGAGCTGATCCGCACCCGCGGCTTCCCGAACAAGCCGGACGGCTCGCCGATGGTCTACCGCTCCGCGGTCAAGACCGGCGTGATCTTCGAGCAGTCGAAGAACAAGGAACGCGCCAAGGAGTTCCTGGCGTTCCTGCTGCAGCCCGAGAACCTGCAGCCCTATGTCGAGGGCTCGCTCGGCCGGTGGTTCCCGGTGACCAAGGACGGCATGGAGAGCCCGTTCTGGCAGGAGGATCCGCACCGCAAGTCGGTCTATGACCAGTTCAAGGCCGGCACGGTGACCTTCGAGTTCACCAAGAACTGGAAGTTCACCATCCTCAACAACGAGAACGTCTGGGCCAAGGCGATGAATCGCGTGGTCAACGAGAACGTCTCGGTCGAAGACGCGGTCGACGAGATGATCGCGCGCATCAAGACCGTCGCCGGCTGA
- a CDS encoding carbohydrate ABC transporter permease encodes MSKVRRPWTATETWGMIMLVPYVLVFLAFVLYPVLYGFWLARAPSNYVELYHDPIFLRAVANTLIFLVVAINVKMLLALFLSGFFLNERWWVRWLSVLFILPWAVPAIPTILSVRFMLNPEWGLVNAVWFRLTFEDGPNWLNEPWLGLTMAMLVHIWKSLPFWTLMMLTGRLAISKDLYEAASVDGANGWQKFRFVTWPSMQTLYFTLTILSMIWTLGDFNSVYLLTGGGPADLTHVLATLGIRYLRLDQIELSLATVVCAMPLVLPLVYIMMKRFSK; translated from the coding sequence ATGAGCAAGGTCCGACGCCCCTGGACCGCCACCGAAACCTGGGGGATGATCATGCTCGTCCCCTATGTGCTGGTGTTCCTCGCCTTCGTTCTCTACCCGGTGCTCTATGGCTTCTGGCTCGCCCGAGCGCCCAGCAACTACGTGGAACTGTACCACGACCCGATCTTCCTGCGGGCCGTCGCCAACACGCTGATCTTCCTGGTCGTCGCGATCAACGTGAAGATGCTGCTGGCACTGTTCCTGTCCGGCTTCTTTCTGAACGAGCGCTGGTGGGTCCGCTGGCTGTCGGTACTGTTCATCCTGCCCTGGGCGGTGCCGGCGATCCCGACCATCCTGTCGGTCCGCTTCATGCTCAATCCGGAGTGGGGCCTGGTCAACGCGGTCTGGTTCCGCCTCACCTTCGAGGATGGCCCGAACTGGCTGAACGAGCCCTGGCTGGGGCTGACCATGGCCATGCTCGTGCACATCTGGAAGTCCCTGCCGTTCTGGACGCTGATGATGCTGACCGGCCGGCTCGCCATCTCCAAGGACCTCTACGAGGCCGCCTCGGTGGACGGCGCCAATGGCTGGCAGAAGTTCCGCTTCGTCACCTGGCCGTCGATGCAGACGCTGTACTTCACCCTGACCATCCTCTCGATGATCTGGACGCTCGGTGACTTCAACAGCGTGTACCTGCTGACCGGCGGCGGGCCCGCCGACCTCACCCACGTCCTGGCCACGCTGGGCATCCGCTATCTGCGCCTCGACCAGATCGAGCTCTCGCTCGCCACGGTGGTCTGCGCGATGCCGCTGGTGCTGCCGCTGGTCTACATCATGATGAAGCGGTTCTCCAAATGA
- a CDS encoding carbohydrate ABC transporter permease, with protein MSARRGFLSGVATDAKLLLIGIPVFLWTILPIYHLFLFAISPKDTAMSGKLWPDNPTLNNFVIVFKEQHHYLNNFWLQFWNSFFIAAMVGILTLLVATFAAFSISRLKTRFGGTVMNLALFTYFVPAAFLAVPMYRTMGIYNLLNTQWAMILAMMTLASPYAIWVLKQASDKLPRELDEAAVVDGATPIQLFRLVYLPLMAPSLVAVGIYALLLAWNEYLYAFLLLSRDSNQTLAVALGSFLSADDSPWELLMTTGLIYALPPAVIYYVFKRYMVAGLTSGAVKS; from the coding sequence ATGAGCGCGCGCCGTGGCTTCCTGAGCGGCGTGGCGACCGACGCCAAGCTGCTCCTGATCGGCATCCCGGTCTTCCTGTGGACCATCCTGCCGATCTACCACCTGTTCCTGTTCGCGATCTCGCCCAAGGACACGGCGATGTCCGGCAAGCTCTGGCCGGACAACCCGACCCTCAACAACTTCGTGATCGTGTTCAAGGAACAGCACCACTACCTAAACAATTTCTGGCTGCAGTTCTGGAACTCGTTCTTCATCGCGGCGATGGTCGGGATCCTGACCCTCCTGGTCGCGACGTTTGCCGCCTTCTCGATCAGCCGGCTGAAGACCCGGTTCGGCGGCACGGTGATGAACCTGGCGCTGTTCACCTACTTCGTGCCCGCGGCCTTCCTGGCGGTGCCGATGTACCGGACCATGGGCATCTACAACCTGCTCAACACCCAGTGGGCGATGATCCTGGCGATGATGACCCTGGCCTCGCCCTACGCGATCTGGGTGCTCAAGCAGGCGTCGGACAAGCTGCCGCGCGAGCTCGACGAGGCAGCGGTGGTGGACGGCGCCACGCCCATCCAGCTGTTCCGGCTGGTCTACCTGCCCCTGATGGCGCCCTCGCTGGTGGCGGTCGGCATCTATGCCCTCCTGCTCGCCTGGAACGAGTACCTCTACGCGTTCCTGCTGCTCTCCCGCGACAGCAACCAGACGCTTGCGGTGGCGCTGGGCAGCTTCCTGTCCGCCGACGACTCGCCGTGGGAACTGCTGATGACCACCGGCCTGATCTACGCCCTGCCGCCGGCGGTAATCTACTATGTGTTCAAGCGCTACATGGTGGCCGGCCTGACCTCCGGCGCGGTCAAGAGCTGA
- the hmpA gene encoding NO-inducible flavohemoprotein produces MATELSAQTRTLIKASLPALEAHGLAITRAMYARMFQNETIRDLFNQSHHGDAGSQPRALANAILAYARNIDDLVPMAAAVERIAQKHVGLQILPEHYPYVANALLGAIKEVLGDAATDEILAAWGEGYWFLADLLIAREGMLYNKLAAAEGGWRGWRDFTVAERRVESAIITSFVLKPADGGAVIRHRPGQYLTFWLEIPSQPPLKRNYSISSAPDGAAYRISVKREPLGVASNWLHDHAGPGTLLKVSPPAGEFFLPEHPDRPVVLLSGGVGLTPMASMLAAAAGGHPDVPVHYVHGTLDGSTHAMGAQVRELAASRPGITVTTFYEQPRPEDVAGRDYDRAGRIDVAWLRANTPLDQAHYFLCGPRPFLRDFVTGLTQAGVPGTRIHYEFFGPADELLAA; encoded by the coding sequence ATGGCGACTGAACTCAGCGCGCAGACCCGGACTCTCATCAAGGCCAGCCTGCCGGCCTTGGAGGCGCATGGCCTGGCCATTACCCGCGCCATGTATGCGCGGATGTTCCAGAACGAGACGATCCGCGACCTGTTCAACCAGTCGCATCACGGCGATGCCGGCTCGCAGCCCAGGGCGCTGGCAAACGCGATCCTGGCCTATGCCCGCAACATCGACGACCTGGTGCCGATGGCGGCGGCGGTGGAGCGGATCGCGCAAAAGCATGTCGGCCTGCAGATCCTGCCCGAGCACTACCCCTACGTGGCGAATGCCCTGCTCGGCGCCATCAAGGAGGTTCTGGGCGACGCCGCCACCGACGAGATCCTGGCGGCCTGGGGGGAGGGCTACTGGTTCCTGGCCGATCTCCTGATCGCGCGGGAAGGGATGCTCTACAACAAGCTGGCCGCGGCCGAGGGCGGCTGGCGCGGCTGGCGCGACTTCACCGTGGCCGAGCGCCGCGTGGAGAGCGCCATCATCACCTCGTTCGTGCTGAAGCCCGCCGACGGCGGGGCGGTGATCCGCCACCGGCCCGGCCAGTACCTGACCTTCTGGCTGGAGATCCCCAGCCAGCCGCCGCTCAAGCGCAACTACAGCATCTCTTCGGCTCCGGACGGCGCGGCCTACCGGATCTCGGTCAAGCGCGAGCCCCTGGGAGTCGCCTCCAACTGGCTGCACGACCATGCCGGGCCCGGCACGCTGTTGAAGGTGTCGCCGCCCGCCGGCGAGTTCTTCCTGCCCGAGCATCCGGACCGGCCGGTGGTGCTCCTGAGCGGCGGGGTCGGGTTGACGCCCATGGCGAGCATGCTGGCGGCCGCCGCGGGTGGCCATCCGGACGTCCCGGTGCACTATGTCCACGGCACCCTGGATGGCTCGACCCATGCCATGGGCGCCCAGGTCCGCGAACTGGCCGCCAGCCGGCCCGGGATCACGGTGACCACCTTCTATGAGCAGCCGCGGCCCGAGGATGTCGCCGGGCGCGACTACGACCGGGCCGGGCGGATCGACGTCGCCTGGCTGCGGGCGAACACGCCGCTCGACCAGGCGCATTACTTCCTGTGCGGCCCGCGGCCGTTCCTGCGCGACTTCGTTACCGGGCTGACCCAGGCGGGCGTGCCGGGCACCCGCATCCACTACGAGTTCTTCGGCCCGGCCGACGAACTGCTGGCGGCCTGA
- a CDS encoding Rrf2 family transcriptional regulator: protein MRLTRYTDFAMRVLLYLGARPDRLCSISEIARAYGISQNHLMKVVHDLGKAGYVASVRGRTGGIRLARPAEAIVVGSVVRHTEEGFDLADCASCVIAPACGLTGVLAEALAAFMAVLDRYTLADLLARRIDMLTLFGQPAGTGAPPAAPGPAAPTDPAPRERASTA, encoded by the coding sequence ATGCGCCTGACGCGCTACACGGATTTCGCGATGCGCGTGCTGCTCTACCTGGGCGCGCGGCCCGACCGGCTGTGCTCGATCTCGGAGATCGCCCGCGCTTACGGCATCTCCCAGAACCACCTGATGAAGGTGGTCCACGACCTGGGCAAGGCGGGCTACGTGGCGAGCGTGCGCGGCCGCACCGGTGGCATCCGCCTGGCCCGGCCGGCCGAGGCGATCGTGGTCGGCAGCGTGGTGCGCCATACCGAGGAAGGCTTCGACCTGGCCGACTGCGCCAGCTGCGTGATCGCCCCAGCCTGCGGCCTGACCGGCGTGCTGGCCGAGGCGCTCGCCGCCTTCATGGCCGTCCTCGACCGCTACACCCTGGCCGACCTCCTGGCCCGCCGGATTGACATGCTGACCCTGTTTGGCCAGCCCGCGGGCACCGGGGCGCCACCGGCCGCCCCCGGCCCGGCCGCTCCTACGGACCCGGCGCCGCGGGAAAGAGCGTCGACTGCTTGA